A single Carassius carassius chromosome 3, fCarCar2.1, whole genome shotgun sequence DNA region contains:
- the LOC132123910 gene encoding ras association domain-containing protein 7-like: MELKVWVDGIPRVVCGLSEQTSCQDVVIALAQAIGQTGRYVLIQKLRDKERQLVATECPLESLAKLGQLGNEVQFILRRTGPTSSIASDQGRVPQLPRHPNPEPHKTKEPKKALTFNLGPSTSPRTRVKQVDKPPRDSQARGVSPSPPSSLAQAGPSKDTLYQQILRQQGHLQSMQGQVESLERELSVWERGPPPTLSPDILEEMDHLQQLIRQNEAELADALHWENEFQSEVQRERDILWQKNELHLALDKHSRRLLDTDNQAEQLERDIRMLFETKRNGVLQARPSVKESVVIAKEQLDNHQHHRAELQVSIEEIEKELRMAEEQLQAKSMELDDLNKELRQCNLQQFILQTGVTPAQSNQQTEEMDFALLKPDGQSDEDSNSSILEFNPRTTAKQILGNPRSLQNPLVSSLHPEVLSSRETSWR, encoded by the exons ATGGAGCTGAAGGTGTGGGTGGATGGTATTCCACGAGTCGTCTGTGGACTGTCTGAACAGACATCTTGTCAGGATGTAGTCATTGCCCTTGCCCAGGCTATAG GGCAAACTGGTCGTTATGTTCTTATCCAGAAACTGCGGGATAAAGAACGGCAGCTTGTGGCCACTGAATGCCCATTGGAGTCTTTGGCTAAACTGGGCCAATTAGGCAATGAAGTACAATTCATCCTACGGCGCACCGGTCCCACAAGCAGCATAGCCTCAGACCAAGGTCGAGTCCCGCAATTACCCAGACATCCAAATCCAGAGCCCCACAAAACCaaagagccaaaaaaagctcttaCTTTCAATCTGGGGCCCTCCACATCACCCCGAACTCGTGTAAAACAGGTTGATAAACCACCAAGAGACTCCCAAGCACGAGGGGTGTCCCCATCTCCGCCCTCGTCTCTTGCCCAAGCTGGTCCATCCAAAGACACACTTTATCAGCAGATACTACGACAACAAGGGCATCTACAGTCTATGCAGGGACAGGTGGAGTCTCTAGAGAGGGAGCTGAGTGTTTGGGAGCGGGGTCCTCCTCCAACCCTTTCCCCTGACATCCTTGAAGAAATGGACCACCTACAGCAGCTCATAAGGCAGAACGAGGCAGAGTTGGCCGACGCGTTGCACTGGGAAAATGAATTTCAGTCTGAGGTTCAAAGAGAAAGGGACATTCTATGGCAGAAAAATGAACTCCATTTAGCTCTAGACAAACACAGTCGAAGGTTGCTTGACACAGACAACCAAGCCGAGCAGCTAGAGCGAGATATCAGGATGCTTTTTGAAACCAAGAGAAACGGTGTGCTTCAAGCAAGACCCAGTGTTAAAGAATCTGTAGTTATAGCAAAAGAACAACTGGACAACCATCAGCATCACAGGGCTGAACTGCAGGTATCAATTGAAGAAATAGAAAAGGAGTTAAGGATGGCAGAAGAACAACTGCAg GCTAAAAGCATGGAACTGGACGATCTGAATAAAGAGCTACGCCAGTGTAACCTGCAACAATTCATCCTGCAAACAGGAGTCACTCCAGCACAATCTAATCAGCAAACCGAAGAGATGGATTTTGCTCTCCTCAAGCCTGATGGACAGAGCGATGAAG ATTCAAATTCCTCTATCTTGGAGTTTAACCCTCGTACCACTGCCAAGCAAATCTTGGGGAACCCACGCAGCCTCCAGAACCCACTTGTCTCCAGTCTTCATCCAGAGG TCCTGTCATCAAGAGAGACATCATGGCGATAA